In Tachypleus tridentatus isolate NWPU-2018 chromosome 7, ASM421037v1, whole genome shotgun sequence, a genomic segment contains:
- the LOC143256338 gene encoding uncharacterized protein LOC143256338: MESRLTKEEALYFVSKVLEIPEAKRKLVTDRSAFLDHLIQTIHQVIPYQNISLLSLEPGHRHIPTWAGIKESMMAKQGGTCYILNVFVKYLLQALGFDVYHIASAFGFPNNHIATIVRNLSSRGTKHLVDFNGFPSFKAIPLDFEEESPVYSMSFLKFKFVRQGNLIIRVHKTLDIHVPTNRRNKDGWSDFFIFDLEPRDLSYFEEDMTKVYTIAGVNSQILENIFVISFPELQLCGIKNKFQLSEGADQKIQYKQLSSRFEVVQSIINKYPQFSEDQIISAIDRINLFTIYK; the protein is encoded by the coding sequence ATGGAATCCAGGTTGACCAAAGAAGAAGCtttgtattttgtatctaaagTTCTTGAGATACCAGAGGCTAAGAGAAAATTGGTAACAGATCGCAGTGCTTTCCTAGATCATCTTATACAGACGATCCACCAAGTAATTCCTTATcaaaatatatctttactttcactGGAACCGGGTCATCGTCACATACCAACATGGGCTGGAATTAAAGAATCCATGATGGCTAAACAAGGAGGAACGTGTTACATTCTCAATGTCTTTGTGAAATATTTGCTTCAAGCTTTGGGGTTTGACGTATATCATATTGCATCTGCGTTTGGTTTTCCAAACAATCATATTGCTACAATTGTTCGAAACTTGTCGTCACGTGGAACTAAACATCTGGTGGATTTCAACGGATTCCCATCGTTCAAGGCAATCCCCTTAGATTTTGAAGAAGAATCACCAGTTTATAGCATGTCATTTCTTAAATTTAAGTTTGTTCGTCAAGGAAATTTAATAATACGAGTTCATAAAACTTTAGACATTCATGTACCCACGAATCGGCGTAATAAAGACGGTtggtctgatttttttatttttgatcttGAACCTCGGGATCTTTCTTACTTTGAAGAAGACATGACTAAAGTATACACCATTGCAGGAGTAAACTCTCAAAtcttagaaaatatatttgttattagctTTCCTGAGCTCCAACTCTGCggtataaaaaataagtttcagcTCTCAGAAGGCGCCGATCAGAAAATTCAGTACAAGCAGCTTTCATCAAGGTTCGAAGTGGTTCAgtcaattattaacaaatatccACAATTTTCTGAAGATCAGATTATCTCAGCAATTGACAGAATAAATTTGTTCACCATTTATAAGTAA